A genome region from candidate division KSB1 bacterium includes the following:
- a CDS encoding (Fe-S)-binding protein produces MKAALFIPCLTEHLLPEPGLSMVRILNKLGVEVEYVENQTCCGQPAYNSGYHQQVIPLAEQFIELFHDKEVIIAPSGSCVAMVREEYKHLKLREDLKAPYERLKGRIYEFTEFLVDVLNVDQLGGRFPHRVTYHDSCHLSRMLGVREQPRRLIANIADIDFLEMQGSDVCCGFGGTFSYKMKEISVEMVKRKCDSIQESQAEYCIGADSSCLMNIQGYLTQNGYSARTLHIAELLARSLEL; encoded by the coding sequence ATGAAAGCCGCACTGTTTATCCCCTGCCTGACCGAACATCTGCTGCCCGAACCGGGACTGTCCATGGTCAGGATCCTCAACAAACTGGGCGTGGAGGTGGAATATGTCGAAAATCAGACCTGTTGCGGTCAGCCGGCCTATAACAGCGGCTATCATCAGCAGGTGATCCCGCTGGCGGAACAGTTTATCGAGCTGTTTCACGATAAAGAGGTGATCATCGCGCCGTCCGGGTCCTGTGTGGCCATGGTGCGCGAGGAATATAAACACCTGAAACTGCGCGAGGATCTGAAAGCGCCGTACGAGCGGTTAAAAGGCAGGATATACGAATTTACGGAATTTTTAGTCGATGTGTTGAACGTCGATCAGCTGGGCGGCCGATTTCCGCACCGGGTGACGTATCACGATTCCTGTCATCTGTCGAGAATGCTCGGCGTGCGCGAACAGCCGCGCCGTCTGATCGCCAACATCGCGGATATCGATTTTTTGGAAATGCAGGGCTCGGATGTGTGCTGCGGATTCGGCGGCACGTTTTCCTACAAGATGAAAGAGATATCGGTGGAAATGGTCAAACGCAAATGTGACTCTATTCAGGAGAGTCAGGCGGAATACTGCATCGGCGCGGATTCCAGCTGTCTGATGAACATTCAAGGATATCTGACTCAAAACGGCTATAGCGCCCGCACCCTGCACATCGCCGAGCTGCTGGCCAGGAGCCTGGAGTTGTAA
- a CDS encoding beta galactosidase jelly roll domain-containing protein produces the protein MMGIPFDRCDLDPEFRGSFEHKGLVIERWIYTSEPGSKVTALLYRPKKIRGLVPGMVITNGHGNSKSSANTVYSSVMIQELKPWHSAGGPEINREFTTEYMRSRSPRIVQKINNNWTFNYFPDETLDEHPASVDYNDSSWPAVAIPHSWHNYETTKQLHPFILNASEKNTSFFGDESGIGNPAYWWHGWGWYRKSFEIKNLVKDKRIFLEFEGVIKYCKVYLNGKYLGDHKGGFNSFYFDISDPIQQEGKNVLAVAVRNKLNDEFRIPPMHSGNQTHSGGIYRNVRIVVKNPVYIPFQGSYKHEGGTFVTTPVVNQDSAVVDVKTWIKNDTKRKRKVLLKTTIEDATGKEICTAHLDKIVNPGEIEPFQHVQNGYMRKTIPGLFMPVKLARVREIM, from the coding sequence ATGATGGGGATTCCCTTTGACCGGTGCGATCTTGATCCTGAGTTCAGAGGTAGTTTTGAACATAAAGGACTCGTTATTGAGAGATGGATTTACACAAGTGAACCGGGCTCAAAAGTGACAGCACTTTTATACCGGCCCAAAAAAATTAGAGGACTCGTGCCGGGTATGGTAATAACCAACGGGCACGGAAATTCCAAAAGCTCTGCCAATACTGTTTATTCATCTGTAATGATACAGGAACTTAAACCCTGGCATAGTGCAGGTGGCCCTGAAATAAACAGAGAATTTACAACCGAGTATATGCGCTCCCGTTCCCCCAGGATAGTGCAAAAGATTAATAATAACTGGACTTTTAACTATTTCCCTGATGAAACCTTGGATGAACACCCCGCTTCAGTTGATTATAATGATTCTTCCTGGCCGGCAGTTGCGATTCCACACAGTTGGCACAATTATGAAACAACAAAACAGTTACATCCCTTTATCCTAAATGCTTCTGAAAAGAATACCTCGTTTTTCGGCGATGAGTCGGGAATAGGAAACCCCGCTTATTGGTGGCATGGGTGGGGTTGGTACCGTAAATCATTTGAAATAAAAAACCTGGTCAAAGATAAACGGATTTTTCTTGAGTTCGAGGGTGTAATAAAGTACTGTAAAGTTTACCTGAATGGAAAATACCTTGGAGACCATAAAGGCGGTTTTAATTCATTTTATTTTGATATATCAGACCCTATTCAGCAGGAAGGAAAAAATGTCCTCGCTGTTGCAGTGCGCAACAAACTAAATGATGAGTTCAGGATTCCGCCTATGCATTCAGGAAATCAGACACACTCGGGCGGTATCTACAGAAATGTGCGCATTGTGGTTAAAAATCCGGTATATATTCCTTTTCAGGGTTCTTACAAACACGAAGGCGGCACATTTGTAACTACTCCTGTTGTTAATCAAGACAGTGCTGTTGTTGATGTTAAGACATGGATCAAAAACGACACTAAAAGAAAAAGAAAGGTCTTGTTAAAAACAACGATAGAGGATGCAACCGGGAAAGAAATCTGCACGGCTCACTTGGATAAAATTGTTAATCCTGGTGAAATTGAACCGTTTCAACATGTTCAAAATGGATATATGAGGAAGACAATACCCGGATTATTCATGCCCGTAAAGTTAGCGAGGGTAAGGGAGATCATGTAA
- a CDS encoding acetate/propionate family kinase has product MKILIANPGSTSFKCKCYESSDWSVVFEAALERIGEPESALSYRHADKEPVDVRRPVADVEQAIQLILEALQTHRSLDSLAAVGFKTVLAKGVNGCVQLDDSIIRAMQEYEPLAPLHTQIYLTAIRVFESLLPDTPRIGLFETTFHHNIPAPAFTYAIPQRYQDSLGLRKYGFHGASHWSIARYLESNYLENKQSYTAISCHLGGSSSICAIRNGESVDTSMGMSPQCGLPNAKRVGDLDSFALLYLMEKETLSPAAARELLASESGILGISGISGDFRDIQAAMARGSERARLTFDTFAYSVKRYIGEYLAVLNGADFIVFTAGLGQHSPALRRAALENMQNLGIELDEKLNAGTPKEGVISTPNSTVNVLVLPTHEELIVAQQTADFIQENA; this is encoded by the coding sequence CCAATCCCGGCAGTACCTCGTTCAAATGTAAATGCTACGAGTCCTCGGACTGGTCTGTGGTGTTCGAGGCAGCCCTGGAACGCATTGGCGAACCGGAAAGCGCTCTCTCCTACCGGCATGCAGACAAAGAGCCGGTTGACGTACGCCGGCCTGTCGCGGATGTTGAACAGGCGATTCAACTCATTCTGGAGGCGCTGCAGACCCACCGATCCCTCGACAGCCTGGCAGCTGTGGGATTCAAAACCGTGCTTGCCAAAGGCGTAAACGGCTGCGTGCAGTTGGATGACAGCATCATCCGCGCCATGCAGGAATACGAACCGCTGGCGCCGCTGCACACGCAGATCTATCTGACCGCAATCCGGGTGTTTGAATCGCTGCTGCCGGACACCCCGCGCATCGGATTGTTTGAAACCACCTTTCATCACAACATTCCCGCCCCGGCTTTTACCTATGCGATTCCGCAGCGCTATCAGGATAGTCTGGGTCTGCGCAAATACGGATTTCACGGCGCCTCACACTGGTCTATTGCCCGGTACCTCGAATCAAATTACCTTGAAAACAAACAGTCCTATACCGCCATTTCCTGTCACCTGGGCGGCAGTTCATCCATCTGCGCCATCCGCAACGGCGAGTCCGTGGATACGAGCATGGGCATGAGCCCGCAATGCGGACTGCCGAACGCCAAACGCGTCGGGGATCTGGACAGCTTTGCGCTGCTGTATCTGATGGAAAAAGAGACCCTGTCCCCGGCGGCCGCGCGCGAGCTGCTCGCTTCGGAAAGCGGCATTCTGGGTATTTCCGGCATCAGCGGAGATTTCCGCGATATTCAAGCCGCCATGGCCAGGGGCAGCGAGCGGGCCCGGCTAACGTTTGATACGTTTGCCTACAGTGTGAAACGCTATATCGGCGAGTATCTGGCCGTGCTCAATGGCGCGGATTTTATCGTGTTCACCGCCGGACTGGGACAACATTCGCCGGCCCTGCGCCGGGCGGCTCTGGAGAATATGCAGAACCTTGGTATTGAACTGGATGAAAAATTGAATGCCGGCACCCCCAAAGAAGGTGTTATTTCAACGCCGAATTCCACAGTCAACGTCCTGGTGCTGCCGACGCATGAAGAACTGATCGTGGCGCAGCAGACGGCCGATTTTATACAGGAGAACGCCTGA
- a CDS encoding LUD domain-containing protein: MNSSREDILKRIKHALTTASDQPKTDPDTDIRLQAGIESIVAPDTKALTDQFENELKQVSAEFHLIDDMDQASGIIQQIAQEMQTQEIAVDATDTCRRLADALEAQSIAIVHTTEIESPERKQKLAGISTALVEASFAIADIGSLVVLYEHSGTSLPHFLTDCVIAVVQQERLLANQYELFDTISPEQAKDMVFITGPSRTADIEKVLVLGAHGPRRLVALMIKEK; encoded by the coding sequence ATGAACAGTTCCAGAGAGGATATCCTGAAACGCATCAAACACGCACTGACCACCGCATCGGATCAGCCGAAAACCGATCCGGACACAGATATCCGCCTGCAAGCCGGGATTGAATCTATTGTGGCGCCGGATACAAAAGCACTGACCGACCAGTTTGAGAACGAGTTGAAACAGGTAAGCGCGGAATTTCATTTGATCGACGATATGGATCAGGCATCCGGAATCATTCAACAGATCGCGCAAGAAATGCAGACGCAGGAGATCGCCGTTGATGCCACCGACACCTGCCGCAGATTGGCGGACGCATTGGAAGCGCAGTCGATTGCCATCGTGCACACGACAGAGATAGAGTCGCCGGAACGCAAACAGAAACTGGCCGGGATTTCCACCGCACTGGTGGAAGCCTCGTTCGCCATCGCGGATATCGGCTCGCTGGTGGTGCTGTATGAGCATTCCGGCACCTCGCTGCCGCATTTTCTCACGGATTGCGTGATCGCAGTGGTTCAACAGGAGCGTCTGTTGGCGAATCAATATGAACTGTTTGATACGATATCCCCGGAACAGGCCAAAGACATGGTGTTTATCACCGGTCCCAGTCGCACCGCGGATATCGAAAAAGTCCTGGTGCTGGGCGCGCACGGTCCCCGCCGACTGGTGGCGCTGATGATCAAGGAGAAATAG
- a CDS encoding LutB/LldF family L-lactate oxidation iron-sulfur protein: MHVTPRKTKTYIKTALKDSVLRRAVLNATGSTVASRQAIIDELPYWEDLREKAHAIKKDVIKHLDTTLQTFEQRCTDNGIQVHWAADDQEARQIILGIAERNRVCKVVKSKSLTTEEIHLNSSLIDKGIDTLETDLGEYIIQLMEQIPSHLIIPALHLTRKEIGKLFQEKLGNAYTEDPHELLKIARRTLRQHFLSADMGISGANFGIAETGSICIVENEANAHLTTTLPDIHVAVMGIEKLLPDFKALPYFLKLLPANATGQKSSTFVNFISGPTHAKLGEGPKEMHVVLLDNGRSRILQDPKLRQTLFCIRCASCLNSCPVYQQIGGHAYGWVYMGPIGITLIPQYLGESVGKTSPYVCSLCTACRDACPVKIDLPAHILNLRSRLAAHGKTSRIERTGMRIWAFLARHPRLYRFATWFPGKAQQLLPGGRSFPAPGYTRKRTLPRFDAQGFRKRFNTLQMPSAGQQTEHANSEDNR; the protein is encoded by the coding sequence ATGCACGTCACGCCTCGCAAAACCAAAACCTATATCAAAACCGCGCTCAAGGATTCCGTGCTGCGCCGGGCGGTACTGAACGCCACGGGCTCCACGGTGGCCTCCCGCCAGGCTATTATCGACGAACTGCCTTACTGGGAAGACCTGCGCGAAAAGGCGCACGCCATTAAAAAAGATGTCATTAAACATCTGGATACCACTCTGCAGACCTTTGAACAGCGCTGCACGGACAACGGCATTCAGGTGCACTGGGCTGCGGATGATCAAGAGGCGCGGCAGATCATTTTAGGAATCGCAGAGCGCAACCGGGTGTGCAAAGTGGTGAAAAGCAAGTCCCTGACCACCGAGGAAATTCACCTGAACTCGAGCCTGATCGACAAGGGCATCGACACCCTGGAAACCGATCTGGGAGAATATATCATCCAGCTCATGGAGCAGATCCCGTCGCACCTGATCATTCCGGCGCTGCATCTGACGCGCAAAGAAATCGGCAAGTTGTTCCAGGAAAAGCTGGGCAACGCCTACACTGAAGATCCGCATGAATTGTTGAAAATAGCGCGGCGCACGCTGCGGCAGCATTTTCTAAGCGCGGACATGGGCATTTCCGGCGCCAATTTCGGCATCGCCGAGACCGGCAGTATCTGCATCGTGGAAAACGAAGCCAACGCACATCTCACCACCACATTACCGGACATTCACGTCGCGGTGATGGGGATCGAAAAACTGCTGCCGGATTTCAAAGCGCTGCCCTATTTTCTCAAACTGCTGCCGGCCAACGCCACCGGTCAAAAAAGCTCGACGTTTGTCAATTTCATCAGCGGACCGACGCACGCTAAACTGGGCGAAGGGCCGAAAGAAATGCACGTGGTGCTGCTGGACAACGGCCGCTCGCGGATTCTGCAGGACCCGAAACTGCGTCAGACCCTGTTCTGCATCCGCTGCGCGTCGTGTCTGAACAGCTGCCCGGTGTACCAGCAGATCGGCGGACACGCCTACGGCTGGGTATACATGGGACCGATCGGCATCACCCTGATCCCGCAGTACCTGGGCGAATCCGTGGGCAAAACATCACCGTACGTGTGTTCGCTGTGCACCGCCTGCCGGGACGCCTGTCCGGTGAAAATCGATCTGCCGGCGCATATTCTGAACCTGCGCTCGCGACTTGCCGCGCACGGCAAAACCTCGCGCATTGAACGCACCGGCATGCGAATCTGGGCGTTCCTGGCACGGCACCCGCGGCTCTATCGATTTGCCACCTGGTTTCCGGGCAAGGCGCAGCAGCTGCTGCCCGGCGGCCGCTCGTTTCCGGCGCCCGGTTATACGCGAAAACGGACGCTGCCCCGGTTCGACGCCCAAGGATTCCGCAAGCGTTTTAACACCCTGCAGATGCCGTCAGCAGGTCAGCAAACCGAACATGCAAACAGCGAGGATAACCGATGA